The following are from one region of the Hypanus sabinus isolate sHypSab1 chromosome 14, sHypSab1.hap1, whole genome shotgun sequence genome:
- the LOC132404485 gene encoding uncharacterized protein LOC132404485 has protein sequence MEPVLRPDRLDLDPQDPDAALTFEHWLACFQSYLAELRATEPAVMHRILLSRVSSKVYSFIRDLPTYEGALDALKRQYLRPVNTVYARHRLATRQQRPGESCAEFLRALQTLVRACDCKTLTAEQHAELLVRDAFVTGLRSVYMRQRLLENSDLTLSSAIEKANALEAARHNADAVQSRDSPPVSWTPQTPPPPAPGSEFANAAASRDSTSSPTQTTAVARKQLVLCYFCGQKKHPRQRCPAREATCSSCGKRGHFAKVCKSQPRAECSAAGETWGPPSCMPGCGRPSLSTSARPAPDPRMLTGYPGEPSTSPWRAQVVVVRTGQKNRMVVDYSQTINRFTQLDAYPLPRIADMVNQIAQYKVYSTIDLKSAYHQLPICPEDRPYTAFEAGGRLYHFLRVPFGVTNGVSVFQREMDRMVDQYQLQATFPYLDNITICGHDRPDHDANLQRFLQVAAALNLTYNRDKCVFGTTRLAILGYVVENGVIGPDPERMRPLLELPLPTTLKALRRCLGFFSYYAQWVPHYADKARPLVKSTSFPLSAEACAAFNCIKADIAKATMHAVDETAPFQVECDASDFALAATLNQEGRPVAFFSRTLQGSEIRHSAVEKEAQAIVEAVRHWRHYLAGKRFTVLTDQRSVAFLFSNQQRGKIKNDKLLRWRIELSTYTYDILYRPGRLNEPPDALSRGTCASTQLDQLYALHAQLCHPGVTRFYHFVKARNLPYSLEDIRTMTRDCQICAECKPHFYCPDTAQLVKATRPFERLSVDFKGPLPSTDRNVYFLSVIDEFSRIPFAIPCPDTTATSVIKALRQLFTLFGYPCYIHSDRGSSFMSEELRQYLLARGIATSRTTSYNPRGNGQVERENATVWKATLLALKSKGLPVSRWQEVLPEALHSIRSLLCTSTNATPHERLFSFPRKSVTGTTLPVWLTSPGPVLLRKHVRSNKYSPLVERVHLLHANPQYAYVVLPDGREDTVSIRDLAPAGAADHYPEGSPVTVNPAPEVAPYSPGPTQTPHDTCIPGVSYAFIPGASHMHEGSPAPSGQEHAQPPSPVQSPMLPAPMRSQPVLCRSQRQIRPPDRLDL, from the exons atggaacccgttttgcgtccggaccggttggatttggaccctcaagaccctgacgcagctctcacttttgaacactggcttgcatgcttccaatcgtacttggcggagcttcgtgcgactgaacccgccgttatgcacagaatcctactctcgagggtctcctccaaagtttactcctttatccgggacctgccgacctacgaaggggcactggacgccctcaaacgacagtacctgcggccggtgaacaccgtctacgcaagacatcgcttagctacccggcaacagcggcctggcgaatcgtgcgctgagtttctccgagcactacagacactcgtccgagcttgtgactgcaagacgctcacggcagaacagcatgcggagctgctggtgcgagacgcctttgtgacgggactgaggtcagtgtacatgcgccagcggctgctggagaactcggatcttaccttaagctcggcgatagagaaggccaacgctctagaagctgcgcggcataacgccgacgctgtccagtcgcgcgattccccgccggtttcgtggacgcctcagaccccgccaccgccggctcccgggagcgaattcgccaacgccgccgccagtcgcgattccacgagctccccgacccagaccacggctgtggcccgtaagcaactcgtgctttgttatttctgtggccaaaagaaacatcctcgacaacgctgtccagcgcgagaagcgacctgctccagctgcggaaagcggggccacttcgccaaggtctgtaagtctcaacctcgagcggagtgcagcgctgcgggtgaaacgtgggggccgccatcttgtatgccgggatgtgggcggccatctttgtcgacgtcagcacgccccgcccccgatcctcggatgctgaccgggtaccccgga gagccgagcacaagcccttggagggcccaggtggttgttgttcggactgggcagaaaaataggatggtggtggactatagtcaaaccatcaataggtttacgcagcttgacgcataccccctaccccgcatcgcggatatggtcaaccagattgctcagtataaggtgtactcgacaatagatctgaaatccgcttatcaccagctccccatctgcccagaggaccgcccctacaccgccttcgaggcgggcggccggctctatcacttcctgcgcgtccctttcggtgtcacgaatggtgtctctgtcttccagagggaaatggaccggatggtggaccagtaccaactgcaggccacatttccctatctggataacatcaccatctgtggtcatgacaggccagatcacgacgccaacctccaacggtttctccaagtggccgcagctctgaaccttacttataacagggacaagtgtgtttttggtaccacccgccttgctatacttgggtatgtcgtggaaaacggggttattgggcctgatcccgaacgtatgcgccccctgttagagctccctcttcccaccactctcaaggccctcagacggtgcctggggtttttttcctattacgcccaatgggtcccccattacgcagacaaggctcgccccctggtcaagtctacctcgtttcccctctctgctgaggcctgcgcggccttcaactgcattaaagcggacattgccaaagctacgatgcatgcagtggacgagaccgctcccttccaagtggagtgtgatgcctccgatttcgctctggctgctacccttaatcaggaaggcagaccagtagcattcttttctcgcaccctccaaggctctgaaattcggcactccgcggtggagaaagaagcccaggccatagtggaggctgttaggcactggaggcactatcttgctggcaaaagattcactgtgctgaccgaccagcgctcggttgcgttcctgttcagcaaccaacagcggggcaagatcaaaaatgataagcttttgcggtggaggatagaactctccacctacacctatgatatcctgtaccggcctggcagactcaatgagccccctgatgccctatcccggggaacatgtgctagcacacagctcgaccagctgtacgcccttcatgcacaactttgccatccgggggtcacccgattttaccattttgtgaaagctcggaacctgccgtactccctggaggacatcaggacgatgaccagggactgccaaatttgtgccgagtgcaaaccgcacttctactgtcctgacacggcacaacttgtcaaggccacccgcccttttgaacgcctgagtgttgactttaagggcccccttccctccactgaccgcaatgtctattttctcagtgttattgacgagttctcacggatcccctttgccatcccctgccccgacaccactgccacgtccgtcataaaagccctgcgccagctcttcactctgttcgggtatccctgctatatccacagtgatagagggtcctcctttatgagtgaggagctgcgccagtacttgctagctaggggcattgctaccagtcggaccacgagttataatccccggggtaatggccaggtagagcgggagaatgccacagtgtggaaggccacacttttagccctcaagtccaaagggttgccggtctctcgatggcaggaggtcctccctgaggcactgcactctatccgctctctgttatgtacgtccaccaatgccacccctcacgaacgcctattctcttttcccaggaagtctgtcactgggaccaccctaccagtttggctgacgtccccggggccagtgctgctccggaaacatgtgaggagcaataaatactccccactggtggagagggttcaccttctccatgcgaacccccagtatgcttacgtggtcttacctgatgggcgggaggacacggtctccatccgcgacctggcacccgcaggtgcagcagaccactaccctgaaggctctccggtaactgtgaaccctgcaccagaggtggcaccgtactcaccaggccctacacagactcctcacgacacttgtataccgggcgtttcgtacgcatttataccaggcgcctcgcacatgcatgagggatcaccggcgcctagtgggcaagaacacgcgcaacccccgtcccctgtgcaatcgccaatgttgccggcacctatgcggtcacagccggtgctatgtagatcgcagcgacagattcgaccgcctgatcggcttgacttgtaa